From one Lycium barbarum isolate Lr01 chromosome 6, ASM1917538v2, whole genome shotgun sequence genomic stretch:
- the LOC132600697 gene encoding aldehyde oxidase 4-like isoform X1 gives MEGSQRNGNLVFAVNGERFELACVDPSTTLLQFLRYHASFKSPKLGCGEGGCGACVVLVSKYDPKLNKVEDFSVSSCLTLLCSLNGCAITTSDGLGNTRDGYHPIHQRFAGFHASQCGFCTPGMCMSFFSALVNADKGNHQVSPPQGFSSLTSFEAEKSISGNLCRCTGYRPIADACRSFASDVDIEDLGLNTFWKNGDSTETKASKLPPYDPSKDLVTYPEFLKSESITRLDSTRYSWFSPVSIEELQSLLNSSVAENVGSVKIVVGNTGTGYYKETQRYDQYIDLRRIPELSILNRDRKGIEIGATATISRVISFLNEGTDVNLGLYGKMVSQKLAQHMEKIANPFVRNTASVGGNLAMAQKFGFPSDMSTLFLGVDATVSILTIHGREKLKWEELLARPALDSRSVLLSVRIPFKKDGNILQNFSKFLFETYRAAPRPLGSALAYVNAAFLADVSPRRNGVVIHSIRLAFGAFGTNHAIRAKTVEKHLTGKILNVKTLYEAVKFVKLDIVPEPGTSYPEYRSSLAVSFLFKFLYPLTNVDSAVSSGLFDGVGETFVEDGDTSQGNTQTILSPAEQVVESSTEYYPVGEPMKKYGVAMQASGEAVYVDDIPSPPNCLHGAIIYSTKPLARVKSIHLQHEPNSLAEGIIGIITFKDIPSRGENVGALSQFGPEPLFAEDHCEYAGDRIAVVVAKSQRSADVAARTAVVEYDTENIDSPILTVEEAVERSSFLQGPVFLDTEPVGDFSKGMAEADHKILSAELRLPSEYYFYMEPQTTLAVPDEDNTMVVYASTQFPENTHSVIARCLGVPEHNIRVKTRRAGGGFGGKAIRNMPVSTACALAAYKLRHPVRIYVNRNTDMVITGGRHPLKVTYSVGFKSNGKVTALHADILINGGISDDITPVIASHVIASLKKYNWGAFSFNLKNCKTNLTSKSSMRALGDVQGSYIADVIIEHVASVLEMEVDSVSSQNVHTYESLKLFYKHSAGEPGEYTLPSIMDQLATSSRFFDRRKMIDEFNEKNTWKKRGISRLPIVHEVTQRATSAKVSVLQDGSIVCEVGGVEIGQGLWTKVKQVIAYTLSLIERSWSEELVEKVRIIQIDTLSLVQTGLTAESTKSESSCEAARLCCNILVERLTPLKEKLQEQNGSVDWTTLIREAEAQPIDLQAHAYFVPDSSSGQYLNYGAAVSEVEIDILTGQPRIMQSDIIYDCGQSLNPAVDLGQIEGAFVQGIGYFMLEEYLTNEDGLMVTNSTWTYHIPTIDTISKRLNVRVLNSGHHKKRILSSKASGEPPLLLAATIHSAIRAAIREARKQLKRWGKLEESDSKFYLDVPAIMPVVKTTCDLDYVEKYLETLISKPST, from the exons ATGGAGGGGTCACAGAGAAATGGAAATTTGGTTTTTGCAGTTAATGGAGAGAGATTTGAGTTAGCATGTGTTGATCCTTCTACTACTTTGCTTCAGTTCTTGAGATATCATGCTTCTTTCAAGAGTCCCAAGCTTGGTTGTGGCGAAG GTGGTTGTGGAGCTTGTGTTGTTTTAGTCTCAAAGTATGATCCCAAGCTAAACAAAGTTGAAGATTTTAGTGTGAGTTCATGCCTTACACTTCTTTGTAGTTTAAATGGTTGTGCTATTACTACAAGTGATGGTCTTGGTAACACCAGAGATGGCTATCACCCAATTCACCAAAGATTTGCTGGTTTCCATGCATCTCAATGTGGCTTTTGCACTCCTGGAATGTGTATGTCGTTTTTCTCGGCTCTTGTCAATGCCGATAAAGGGAACCATCAAGTTTCTCCTCCACAAGGATTCTCTAGTCTGACTTCATTTGAAGCTGAAAAGTCCATTTCGGGGAACCTTTGTCGTTGCACTGGATACCGGCCCATCGCTGATGCTTGTAGGAGTTTTGCTTCTGATGTTGATATAGAGGATTTGGGACTCAATACCTTTTGGAAAAATGGAGATTCCACAGAAACCAAAGCGAGTAAATTGCCTCCCTATGATCCAAGTAAGGATCTTGTTACATATCCTGAATTCTTGAAAAGTGAATCCATCACGCGTTTGGATTCCACGAGGTATTCTTGGTTTAGCCCTGTTTCTATAGAGGAGCTACAAAGCTTGTTGAATTCTAGTGTGGCTGAAAATGTTGGGAGTGTTAAAATAGTTGTTGGCAATACTGGCACTGGTTATTACAAGGAAACACAGCGCTATGACCAGTACATCGATCTGAGGCGTATCCCTGAACTTTCGATCCTCAATAGGGATCGCAAAGGAATTGAAATCGGAGCAACTGCGACAATATCTAGAGTTATTTCATTTCTGAATGAGGGAACCGATGTCAATTTGGGATTGTATGGAAAGATGGTGTCCCAAAAGTTGGCTCAACATATGGAGAAGATTGCTAATCCATTCGTCAGAAACACTGCCAGTGTGGGGGGAAATTTAGCTATGGCGCAGAAGTTTGGTTTTCCGTCTGATATGTCTACATTATTTCTTGGGGTAGATGCTACGGTTAGTATATTGACCATTCATGGACGAGAAAAACTTAAATGGGAGGAGCTCTTAGCAAGGCCAGCATTAGACTCAAGAAGTGTGCTTCTAAGTGTTCGGATCCCTTTTAAAAAGGACGGAAATATTCTTCAGAACTTTTCAAAGTTTTTGTTTGAAACCTATCGAGCTGCACCGCGACCTCTCGGAAGTGCATTGGCATATGTAAATGCTGCTTTCTTAGCTGATGTTTCtccccgaagaaacggggtcgTGATACATTCAATCAGGTTGGCATTTGGTGCTTTTGGCACAAATCATGCGATAAGGGCAAAAACAGTAGAGAAACATCTAACCGGGAAAATATTGAACGTCAAGACTCTGTATGAAGCAGTGAAATTTGTCAAGCTAGACATAGTCCCTGAACCGGGGACTTCATACCCCGAGTACAGGTCAAGCTTGGCTGTCAGTTTTCTGTTCAAGTTTTTGTATCCGCTTACCAATGTTGATTCCGCCGTTTCCAGTGGTTTGTTCGACGGAGTTGGTGAAACTTTTGTAGAAGATGGTGATACTAGTCAAGGAAATACACAGACAATACTATCACCTGCTGAGCAGGTTGTGGAATCAAGTACCGAGTACTATCCAGTCGGTGAGCCGATGAAGAAGTATGGAGTTGCCATGCAAGCTTCTG gtgAAGCTGTTTATGTAGACGACATTCCATCACCACCAAACTGTCTACATGGGGCAATTATCTATAGTACAAAACCACTAGCAAGGGTAAAGAGCATTCATCTCCAACATGAGCCTAATTCATTAGCAGAGGGAATTATTGGCATTATCACATTTAAAGATATCCCGAGCAGAGGGGAAAATGTAGGAGCTTTGAGCCAGTTTGGCCCTGAACCTTTATTTGCAGAGGATCATTGCGAATATGCTGGTGATCGAATTGCTGTTGTG GTTGCTAAAAGTCAGAGGTCTGCTGATGTGGCTGCAAGAACAGCCGTTGTTGAATATGACACGGAAAACATAGATTCGCCGATTTTAACTGTTGAGGAGGCTGTTGAGAGGTCAAGTTTTCTTCAAGGTCCCGTGTTTCTGGACACTGAACCGGTTGGTGATTTCTCAAAAGGAATGGCTGAAGCTGACCACAAAATTCTTTCTGCTGAG TTGAGACTTCCATCAGAGTACTACTTTTATATGGAGCCACAGACTACCTTAGCAGTTCCTGATGAGGACAACACAATGGTTGTTTATGCTTCAACTCAGTTCCCTGAGAATACGCATAGTGTGATTGCTCGTTGTCTTGGTGTTCCCGAGCATAATATCCGCGTGAAAACAAGAAGGGCTGGAGGTGGCTTCGGTGGCAAGGCAATAAGAAATATGCCA GTTTCCACAGCCTGTGCACTTGCAGCGTACAAGTTACGACATCCTGTCAGGATATACGTCAACAGAAATACTGACATGGTAATAACGGGAGGAAGACACCCCCTGAAAGTAACGTACAGTGTTGGATTCAAGTCAAACGGGAAGGTCACAGCCTTACATGCTGATATCTTAATAAATGGAGGGATATCAGATGATATAACCCCTGTCATAGCATCTCATGTAATCGCATCGCTCAAGAAATACAATTGGGGTGCCTTTTCTTTCAATTTAAAGAATTGCAAGACAAACCTTACCAGCAAATCATCTATGCGGGCACTGGGGGATGTCCAAGGATCATATATTGCAGACGTTATAATAGAACATGTAGCAAGTGTACTGGAAATGGAGGTGGACTCTGTCAGTAGCCAAAATGTTCATACTTATGAAAGCCTTAAATTATTCTACAAGCATAGTGCTGGAGAACCAGGAGAATATACCTTGCCTAGTATCATGGATCAGTTGGCGACATCCTCAAGATTTTTTGATAGAAGAAAGATGATAGATGAATTTAATGAGAAAAACACGTGGAAGAAACGGGGCATTTCTCGATTGCCAATCGTGCATGAAGTTACGCAACGCGCGACATCAGCAAAAGTAAGCGTCCTGCAGGACGGATCGATAGTTTGTGAAGTTGGAGGGGTTGAAATCGGCCAAGGGCTATGGACAAAGGTTAAACAGGTGATCGCCTACACTCTTAGTTTAATCGAGAGAAGTTGGAGCGAAGAACTCGTGGAGAAGGTGCGAATCATACAAATAGACACATTAAGCTTAGTGCAAACTGGACTTACCGCTGAAAGCACCAAGTCCGAATCAAGCTGTGAAGCTGCTCGACTTTGCTGTAATATCCTGGTTGAAAGACTGACTCCTCTGAAGGAAAAACTTCAAGAACAAAATGGTTCTGTCGACTGGACTACACTGATTCGCGAg GCAGAAGCTCAACCAATAGATCTACAAGCACATGCTTATTTTGTCCCAGATTCAAGTTCCGGGCAATATTTGAACTATGGTGCTGCTGTTAGCGAG GTTGAGATAGATATTTTGACAGGACAGCCAAGAATTATGCAATCAGATATTATATACGACTGTGGTCAGAGCTTGAATCCAGCTGTTGACTTGGGACAG ATTGAAGGGGCTTTTGTACAGGGAATTGGATATTTTATGCTTGAAGAATATCTTACAAACGAAGACGGATTGATGGTTACAAATAGCACTTGGACATACCATATCCCGACGATTGATACCATATCTAAGCGTTTGAATGTTCGTGTGTTAAACAGTGGACATCACAAAAAACGTATTCTATCATCTAAAG CTTCTGGTGAACCGCCATTGCTTCTAGCAGCTACAATCCATTCTGCTATAAGGGCAGCCATTAGAGAAGCCCGAAAACAGCTGAAACGTTGGGGTAAACTCGAGGAGTCTGATTCGAAATTTTATCTGGATGTACCTGCCATAATGCCTGTTGTGAAGACAACTTGTGACCTAGACTATGTGGAGAAATACTTGGAAACTTTGATCAGCAAACCATCCACCTAA
- the LOC132600697 gene encoding aldehyde oxidase 4-like isoform X2 has product MEGSQRNGNLVFAVNGERFELACVDPSTTLLQFLRYHASFKSPKLGCGEGGCGACVVLVSKYDPKLNKVEDFSVSSCLTLLCSLNGCAITTSDGLGNTRDGYHPIHQRFAGFHASQCGFCTPGMCMSFFSALVNADKGNHQVSPPQGFSSLTSFEAEKSISGNLCRCTGYRPIADACRSFASDVDIEDLGLNTFWKNGDSTETKASKLPPYDPSKDLVTYPEFLKSESITRLDSTRYSWFSPVSIEELQSLLNSSVAENVGSVKIVVGNTGTGYYKETQRYDQYIDLRRIPELSILNRDRKGIEIGATATISRVISFLNEGTDVNLGLYGKMVSQKLAQHMEKIANPFVRNTASVGGNLAMAQKFGFPSDMSTLFLGVDATVSILTIHGREKLKWEELLARPALDSRSVLLSVRIPFKKDGNILQNFSKFLFETYRAAPRPLGSALAYVNAAFLADVSPRRNGVVIHSIRLAFGAFGTNHAIRAKTVEKHLTGKILNVKTLYEAVKFVKLDIVPEPGTSYPEYRSSLAVSFLFKFLYPLTNVDSAVSSGLFDGVGETFVEDGDTSQGNTQTILSPAEQVVESSTEYYPVGEPMKKYGVAMQASGEAVYVDDIPSPPNCLHGAIIYSTKPLARVKSIHLQHEPNSLAEGIIGIITFKDIPSRGENVGALSQFGPEPLFAEDHCEYAGDRIAVVVAKSQRSADVAARTAVVEYDTENIDSPILTVEEAVERSSFLQGPVFLDTEPVGDFSKGMAEADHKILSAELRLPSEYYFYMEPQTTLAVPDEDNTMVVYASTQFPENTHSVIARCLGVPEHNIRVKTRRAGGGFGGKAIRNMPVSTACALAAYKLRHPVRIYVNRNTDMVITGGRHPLKVTYSVGFKSNGKVTALHADILINGGISDDITPVIASHVIASLKKYNWGAFSFNLKNCKTNLTSKSSMRALGDVQGSYIADVIIEHVASVLEMEVDSVSSQNVHTYESLKLFYKHSAGEPGEYTLPSIMDQLATSSRFFDRRKMIDEFNEKNTWKKRGISRLPIVHEVTQRATSAKVSVLQDGSIVCEVGGVEIGQGLWTKVKQVIAYTLSLIERSWSEELVEKVRIIQIDTLSLVQTGLTAESTKSESSCEAARLCCNILVERLTPLKEKLQEQNGSVDWTTLIREAEAQPIDLQAHAYFVPDSSSGQYLNYGAAVSEVEIDILTGQPRIMQSDIIYDCGQSLNPAVDLGQIEGAFVQGIGYFMLEEYLTNEDGLMVTNSTWTYHIPTIDTISKRLNVRVLNSGHHKKRILSSKGSIFLEDLTGCRNIFGESERHKV; this is encoded by the exons ATGGAGGGGTCACAGAGAAATGGAAATTTGGTTTTTGCAGTTAATGGAGAGAGATTTGAGTTAGCATGTGTTGATCCTTCTACTACTTTGCTTCAGTTCTTGAGATATCATGCTTCTTTCAAGAGTCCCAAGCTTGGTTGTGGCGAAG GTGGTTGTGGAGCTTGTGTTGTTTTAGTCTCAAAGTATGATCCCAAGCTAAACAAAGTTGAAGATTTTAGTGTGAGTTCATGCCTTACACTTCTTTGTAGTTTAAATGGTTGTGCTATTACTACAAGTGATGGTCTTGGTAACACCAGAGATGGCTATCACCCAATTCACCAAAGATTTGCTGGTTTCCATGCATCTCAATGTGGCTTTTGCACTCCTGGAATGTGTATGTCGTTTTTCTCGGCTCTTGTCAATGCCGATAAAGGGAACCATCAAGTTTCTCCTCCACAAGGATTCTCTAGTCTGACTTCATTTGAAGCTGAAAAGTCCATTTCGGGGAACCTTTGTCGTTGCACTGGATACCGGCCCATCGCTGATGCTTGTAGGAGTTTTGCTTCTGATGTTGATATAGAGGATTTGGGACTCAATACCTTTTGGAAAAATGGAGATTCCACAGAAACCAAAGCGAGTAAATTGCCTCCCTATGATCCAAGTAAGGATCTTGTTACATATCCTGAATTCTTGAAAAGTGAATCCATCACGCGTTTGGATTCCACGAGGTATTCTTGGTTTAGCCCTGTTTCTATAGAGGAGCTACAAAGCTTGTTGAATTCTAGTGTGGCTGAAAATGTTGGGAGTGTTAAAATAGTTGTTGGCAATACTGGCACTGGTTATTACAAGGAAACACAGCGCTATGACCAGTACATCGATCTGAGGCGTATCCCTGAACTTTCGATCCTCAATAGGGATCGCAAAGGAATTGAAATCGGAGCAACTGCGACAATATCTAGAGTTATTTCATTTCTGAATGAGGGAACCGATGTCAATTTGGGATTGTATGGAAAGATGGTGTCCCAAAAGTTGGCTCAACATATGGAGAAGATTGCTAATCCATTCGTCAGAAACACTGCCAGTGTGGGGGGAAATTTAGCTATGGCGCAGAAGTTTGGTTTTCCGTCTGATATGTCTACATTATTTCTTGGGGTAGATGCTACGGTTAGTATATTGACCATTCATGGACGAGAAAAACTTAAATGGGAGGAGCTCTTAGCAAGGCCAGCATTAGACTCAAGAAGTGTGCTTCTAAGTGTTCGGATCCCTTTTAAAAAGGACGGAAATATTCTTCAGAACTTTTCAAAGTTTTTGTTTGAAACCTATCGAGCTGCACCGCGACCTCTCGGAAGTGCATTGGCATATGTAAATGCTGCTTTCTTAGCTGATGTTTCtccccgaagaaacggggtcgTGATACATTCAATCAGGTTGGCATTTGGTGCTTTTGGCACAAATCATGCGATAAGGGCAAAAACAGTAGAGAAACATCTAACCGGGAAAATATTGAACGTCAAGACTCTGTATGAAGCAGTGAAATTTGTCAAGCTAGACATAGTCCCTGAACCGGGGACTTCATACCCCGAGTACAGGTCAAGCTTGGCTGTCAGTTTTCTGTTCAAGTTTTTGTATCCGCTTACCAATGTTGATTCCGCCGTTTCCAGTGGTTTGTTCGACGGAGTTGGTGAAACTTTTGTAGAAGATGGTGATACTAGTCAAGGAAATACACAGACAATACTATCACCTGCTGAGCAGGTTGTGGAATCAAGTACCGAGTACTATCCAGTCGGTGAGCCGATGAAGAAGTATGGAGTTGCCATGCAAGCTTCTG gtgAAGCTGTTTATGTAGACGACATTCCATCACCACCAAACTGTCTACATGGGGCAATTATCTATAGTACAAAACCACTAGCAAGGGTAAAGAGCATTCATCTCCAACATGAGCCTAATTCATTAGCAGAGGGAATTATTGGCATTATCACATTTAAAGATATCCCGAGCAGAGGGGAAAATGTAGGAGCTTTGAGCCAGTTTGGCCCTGAACCTTTATTTGCAGAGGATCATTGCGAATATGCTGGTGATCGAATTGCTGTTGTG GTTGCTAAAAGTCAGAGGTCTGCTGATGTGGCTGCAAGAACAGCCGTTGTTGAATATGACACGGAAAACATAGATTCGCCGATTTTAACTGTTGAGGAGGCTGTTGAGAGGTCAAGTTTTCTTCAAGGTCCCGTGTTTCTGGACACTGAACCGGTTGGTGATTTCTCAAAAGGAATGGCTGAAGCTGACCACAAAATTCTTTCTGCTGAG TTGAGACTTCCATCAGAGTACTACTTTTATATGGAGCCACAGACTACCTTAGCAGTTCCTGATGAGGACAACACAATGGTTGTTTATGCTTCAACTCAGTTCCCTGAGAATACGCATAGTGTGATTGCTCGTTGTCTTGGTGTTCCCGAGCATAATATCCGCGTGAAAACAAGAAGGGCTGGAGGTGGCTTCGGTGGCAAGGCAATAAGAAATATGCCA GTTTCCACAGCCTGTGCACTTGCAGCGTACAAGTTACGACATCCTGTCAGGATATACGTCAACAGAAATACTGACATGGTAATAACGGGAGGAAGACACCCCCTGAAAGTAACGTACAGTGTTGGATTCAAGTCAAACGGGAAGGTCACAGCCTTACATGCTGATATCTTAATAAATGGAGGGATATCAGATGATATAACCCCTGTCATAGCATCTCATGTAATCGCATCGCTCAAGAAATACAATTGGGGTGCCTTTTCTTTCAATTTAAAGAATTGCAAGACAAACCTTACCAGCAAATCATCTATGCGGGCACTGGGGGATGTCCAAGGATCATATATTGCAGACGTTATAATAGAACATGTAGCAAGTGTACTGGAAATGGAGGTGGACTCTGTCAGTAGCCAAAATGTTCATACTTATGAAAGCCTTAAATTATTCTACAAGCATAGTGCTGGAGAACCAGGAGAATATACCTTGCCTAGTATCATGGATCAGTTGGCGACATCCTCAAGATTTTTTGATAGAAGAAAGATGATAGATGAATTTAATGAGAAAAACACGTGGAAGAAACGGGGCATTTCTCGATTGCCAATCGTGCATGAAGTTACGCAACGCGCGACATCAGCAAAAGTAAGCGTCCTGCAGGACGGATCGATAGTTTGTGAAGTTGGAGGGGTTGAAATCGGCCAAGGGCTATGGACAAAGGTTAAACAGGTGATCGCCTACACTCTTAGTTTAATCGAGAGAAGTTGGAGCGAAGAACTCGTGGAGAAGGTGCGAATCATACAAATAGACACATTAAGCTTAGTGCAAACTGGACTTACCGCTGAAAGCACCAAGTCCGAATCAAGCTGTGAAGCTGCTCGACTTTGCTGTAATATCCTGGTTGAAAGACTGACTCCTCTGAAGGAAAAACTTCAAGAACAAAATGGTTCTGTCGACTGGACTACACTGATTCGCGAg GCAGAAGCTCAACCAATAGATCTACAAGCACATGCTTATTTTGTCCCAGATTCAAGTTCCGGGCAATATTTGAACTATGGTGCTGCTGTTAGCGAG GTTGAGATAGATATTTTGACAGGACAGCCAAGAATTATGCAATCAGATATTATATACGACTGTGGTCAGAGCTTGAATCCAGCTGTTGACTTGGGACAG ATTGAAGGGGCTTTTGTACAGGGAATTGGATATTTTATGCTTGAAGAATATCTTACAAACGAAGACGGATTGATGGTTACAAATAGCACTTGGACATACCATATCCCGACGATTGATACCATATCTAAGCGTTTGAATGTTCGTGTGTTAAACAGTGGACATCACAAAAAACGTATTCTATCATCTAAAG ggagtatatttttggaggatctgacgGGGTGTAgaaacatttttggagagtccgagcgaCATAAGGTATAA